A stretch of the Polluticoccus soli genome encodes the following:
- a CDS encoding DUF58 domain-containing protein, with the protein MFSYYIGNLFLRSRWFLMMASVVVAFLLSFFFPALYEWVVAYAALAVILSIADYVLLFGGDKTVRINRDLPQRFSLGDENIIKIKLTSTFPFAVNVSVIEELPEQFQQRNFQRHQKLPPRQSQELFFKLSPKTRGEYEFGETICYISSPLNLLQRRVKARNATTVKAYPSYQQLKKYQLLALSNTPQSGVKKTRRIGHSMEFEKIKNYVHGDDVRTINWKATARTSNLMVNTFTDTRQQQVYCLIDKGRIMKMPFDEMTLLDYSINSALALSNIVLMKHDRAGLITFSNTINTVVAAEKRTGQLNFILEALYHQQTDFMESDYEALSHFLHNRVTQRSCLLLFTNFETMASLERQLPYLKRIASRHLLCVIFFQNTLLQQIHTTQPNTTEGIYIKTIADRFAYEKRQIVKELRRQGIISILTTPKDLTINTINKYLELKARQLT; encoded by the coding sequence ATGTTTAGCTACTACATAGGAAACTTGTTTCTGCGCAGCCGTTGGTTCTTGATGATGGCAAGCGTTGTTGTAGCATTTTTGCTTTCCTTTTTCTTTCCTGCACTTTATGAATGGGTTGTTGCATATGCTGCGCTGGCGGTTATCCTGTCAATTGCCGACTATGTACTTCTCTTTGGGGGCGACAAAACAGTCCGGATCAACCGCGACCTACCGCAACGCTTCAGCCTCGGCGATGAAAACATAATCAAAATCAAACTTACAAGCACATTTCCCTTTGCTGTTAACGTATCCGTCATCGAAGAATTACCGGAACAATTTCAACAAAGGAATTTTCAAAGACACCAAAAGCTGCCGCCAAGACAAAGCCAGGAGCTCTTCTTCAAACTCAGTCCAAAAACACGCGGCGAATATGAATTTGGGGAGACGATCTGTTATATTTCCTCACCGCTCAATCTTCTGCAACGGCGCGTAAAGGCTAGAAATGCAACGACTGTAAAAGCATATCCTTCTTATCAACAGTTGAAAAAATATCAACTGTTGGCGCTGAGCAATACTCCGCAGTCGGGAGTAAAAAAGACCCGGCGTATTGGGCATAGCATGGAGTTCGAAAAGATCAAAAACTATGTTCATGGCGATGATGTACGCACTATAAACTGGAAAGCGACAGCACGCACAAGCAACCTAATGGTGAATACTTTTACTGACACTCGTCAGCAGCAGGTGTATTGCCTGATAGACAAGGGCCGCATTATGAAAATGCCCTTTGACGAAATGACGCTTCTCGACTACTCTATCAATTCAGCATTGGCATTGTCGAACATCGTACTCATGAAGCATGATCGTGCAGGTCTTATCACATTCAGCAACACGATCAATACAGTTGTTGCTGCTGAAAAAAGAACCGGTCAACTTAATTTCATATTGGAGGCTTTGTACCACCAGCAAACCGATTTCATGGAAAGTGACTACGAAGCACTGTCACACTTCTTGCATAATCGGGTAACACAGCGCAGCTGCCTATTGCTATTCACCAACTTCGAAACAATGGCTTCACTCGAACGGCAATTGCCCTACTTGAAAAGAATAGCGTCCAGACATCTTCTTTGCGTGATCTTCTTTCAAAATACATTACTGCAACAAATACACACTACTCAACCTAATACGACTGAAGGTATTTACATCAAAACCATCGCCGACAGGTTTGCTTACGAAAAAAGGCAGATCGTCAAGGAACTAAGGCGACAGGGCATTATTTCGATCCTGACAACCCCGAAGGATCTGACGATAAACACCATCAACAAATATCTTGAACTAAAAGCCAGGCAACTTACCTGA
- the rlmD gene encoding 23S rRNA (uracil(1939)-C(5))-methyltransferase RlmD — translation MSRKKKPQINNITIDAYAAEGKSIAHLEEGKVLFVENAIPGDVVNVRVTKNKKSWAEGKVLELVQPSPDRVDPFCPHFGTCGGCKWQMLPYSQQLKYKQQQVLDQLQRIGQIELPEMQPIMGSKEERYYRNKLEFTFCTHRYRTVEEIREAGDAVFPQEPVLGFHAPGLFDKVVEIHTCYLQKEPTNILLNVLRNYAEANKLPYYDYRSHSGWLRNVVIRVARTGEILINLVLGSEDKPKRKAILDHMLANIPGITTLHYTINPKVNDSIHDLEVHTYAGKGYIEETLEDFRFKISPKSFFQTNTYQAEELYKVTREFAGLTGTETLYDLYCGTGSIGIFCSKQAKKVIGIEVIEDAVKDAYKNAEMNGLLHCEFFAGDVSDICTDDFFATHGRPDVIITDPPRAGMHEKLVQQLLKMRAPKVVYVSCNPATQARDLKLLDEAYRVTRLQPVDMFPHTHHIENVALLELR, via the coding sequence TTGTCACGTAAGAAGAAACCTCAGATTAATAATATCACTATTGATGCCTACGCCGCGGAAGGGAAAAGCATCGCACATCTGGAAGAAGGCAAAGTACTATTTGTCGAAAATGCCATTCCCGGTGACGTAGTGAATGTACGCGTAACAAAGAACAAAAAGAGCTGGGCCGAGGGTAAAGTCCTGGAGCTGGTTCAGCCATCTCCTGACCGTGTAGATCCATTCTGTCCTCACTTCGGCACTTGTGGTGGGTGCAAATGGCAAATGCTCCCCTACTCCCAGCAACTGAAATATAAGCAACAGCAGGTCCTAGACCAGCTGCAGCGAATTGGCCAGATCGAACTGCCCGAAATGCAACCCATAATGGGCAGCAAAGAGGAACGATATTACCGTAACAAGTTGGAATTTACTTTTTGCACACACCGCTACAGGACTGTGGAAGAGATACGCGAAGCCGGCGATGCAGTATTCCCTCAAGAACCCGTTCTGGGCTTCCATGCTCCTGGACTATTCGATAAAGTGGTGGAAATACACACCTGCTATCTGCAAAAGGAACCGACAAACATTTTGCTGAACGTACTCAGGAATTATGCCGAGGCGAATAAGCTACCCTATTACGACTATCGCAGCCACTCCGGCTGGCTCCGGAATGTGGTGATCCGCGTCGCCAGAACCGGAGAAATACTTATTAACCTTGTATTGGGATCTGAGGACAAACCAAAACGAAAGGCTATACTCGATCACATGCTGGCCAATATACCCGGTATCACCACACTCCACTATACCATAAATCCTAAAGTAAACGACAGCATTCACGACCTCGAAGTACACACATACGCGGGCAAGGGCTATATCGAGGAAACACTGGAAGATTTTCGCTTCAAGATATCCCCTAAATCTTTCTTCCAGACCAACACTTACCAGGCGGAGGAGCTATATAAGGTGACACGCGAATTTGCCGGGCTTACCGGTACCGAAACGCTATATGACCTCTATTGTGGAACTGGCAGTATTGGAATATTCTGCTCGAAACAGGCAAAAAAAGTGATTGGCATCGAAGTAATAGAGGATGCGGTGAAAGATGCCTACAAAAATGCCGAAATGAACGGACTACTGCATTGCGAGTTCTTTGCGGGCGACGTGTCAGATATCTGCACCGACGATTTTTTTGCAACACATGGCCGACCAGATGTGATCATTACAGACCCCCCAAGGGCCGGTATGCACGAAAAACTGGTTCAGCAGCTATTAAAAATGCGAGCTCCCAAAGTCGTATACGTAAGTTGCAACCCTGCGACCCAGGCGCGCGACCTTAAACTGCTTGACGAGGCATATCGTGTTACCAGGTTACAGCCGGTTGACATGTTCCCACATACACATCATATTGAGAATGTGGCGCTATTGGAACTCCGATAA
- a CDS encoding AAA family ATPase: protein MDIQGTNQPQHIDTAPLIQLVEDVQQQIEKVVVGQRSMIELLLAGLLADGHILIEGVPGVAKTLTSKLLSRLINAHFSRIQFTPDLMPSDVLGTNVFNPQTATFQFKAGPIFGNIVLIDEINRAPAKTQAALFEVMEERQITIDGQSHKLHAPFMVIATQNPIEHEGTYRLPEAQLDRFLLKIVVGYPTLDEEVTILERSNQQPISELLQTVEPIITAQVLQYARSQVRGVHVEPRLIKFIAELVQETRNDKSLYIGASPRASVALLQLSKALCVLRERSFVIPEDILMAAPAVLRHRISLTPEREMEGITTDDVLKEIMGRLEIPR, encoded by the coding sequence ATGGACATTCAAGGCACCAATCAGCCACAGCATATTGATACAGCCCCACTCATTCAGCTTGTAGAGGACGTTCAGCAACAGATCGAGAAGGTTGTTGTTGGTCAGCGTTCCATGATAGAATTATTACTTGCCGGATTGCTTGCAGACGGTCATATTCTGATAGAAGGAGTGCCAGGTGTCGCAAAGACCCTGACCTCAAAATTACTTTCAAGGCTGATCAATGCTCATTTTTCCAGGATACAATTTACACCAGACCTGATGCCCAGCGATGTACTGGGAACCAATGTCTTCAATCCGCAAACCGCCACCTTTCAATTCAAAGCAGGGCCTATTTTCGGCAATATTGTTTTGATTGACGAGATAAACCGCGCCCCTGCAAAGACTCAGGCCGCGCTATTTGAGGTGATGGAGGAACGACAAATTACAATAGACGGGCAATCGCACAAGTTACATGCACCCTTCATGGTCATAGCCACACAAAACCCTATTGAACACGAGGGTACCTACCGCTTGCCCGAAGCACAGCTCGACCGTTTTTTATTGAAGATCGTTGTGGGCTACCCCACCCTTGACGAAGAAGTGACCATATTAGAGCGCAGCAATCAGCAACCTATTTCAGAGCTGCTTCAAACCGTTGAGCCAATCATTACTGCACAAGTGCTTCAGTATGCCCGTAGCCAGGTGAGAGGTGTACATGTAGAGCCACGGCTGATAAAATTTATTGCTGAACTGGTGCAGGAAACCCGCAACGATAAGTCGCTTTATATCGGAGCTTCGCCACGTGCGTCTGTTGCGTTATTGCAATTGTCCAAAGCTTTATGCGTACTTCGCGAACGGAGCTTTGTAATACCGGAAGATATTCTGATGGCAGCCCCCGCAGTGTTACGCCATCGTATCAGCCTTACACCTGAAAGAGAAATGGAAGGCATAACAACCGATGATGTTTTGAAAGAGATAATGGGTAGACTGGAAATCCCGCGTTAG
- a CDS encoding DUF4350 domain-containing protein has product MLSGCFSDKKKTNWQVTLASDDKNPYGSYLAFQSLALYFPNKLVETLPRGFRYTSIDEGINSQKNQKQLLVLLGLDLFVSESELESLLSFARRGNEVLIFSSTLDPKIEDAFGCYKQARGLEEVKLSDENTGRQNIDALSLKLQTNKTFGYEGRSLQGYFQLKNLPADSVQTDNKLFSTVPDSLGFFKNTPNFIRYNIGRGHIAFHAAPLVMSNYFLLQKNNRQYLDGIWQTIPSDISAIYWNEYFKHSSEGADLGVLWKYPATRWALIIAAITLLIYVAFESKRRQRIIPIIEKPENSSVSFIETVGRLYYNTGDHNNIAEKIIQHFLEWVRLSYHLNTNELNEHFATQLAHKSGLDIDEVQHVVRSIHNIRLRNIGVDEMTLVALHQQLEHFYNNHTNTNGHSRHQSATAY; this is encoded by the coding sequence ATGCTGTCAGGCTGTTTCTCAGACAAAAAAAAGACCAATTGGCAGGTCACACTGGCATCAGACGACAAAAATCCATACGGTAGTTACCTGGCTTTTCAATCGCTTGCGCTATACTTTCCTAACAAACTGGTAGAAACGTTGCCCAGGGGTTTTCGGTATACCTCAATTGACGAGGGAATAAACTCACAGAAAAACCAAAAACAGTTGCTGGTCTTGCTCGGGCTTGACCTCTTTGTTTCAGAAAGCGAACTGGAATCATTGCTATCATTCGCGCGCAGGGGCAACGAGGTACTAATATTCAGCAGTACCTTGGATCCTAAGATCGAAGACGCATTTGGTTGTTACAAACAGGCACGCGGACTGGAAGAAGTAAAACTGTCAGACGAAAATACAGGCCGGCAAAATATCGACGCACTTTCGCTCAAGTTACAAACTAATAAGACCTTTGGATATGAGGGCAGATCTCTGCAAGGCTATTTTCAGCTAAAAAACCTCCCTGCAGACAGCGTGCAAACCGACAATAAATTGTTTTCCACTGTTCCAGATAGTTTGGGATTTTTCAAGAACACGCCAAATTTTATAAGGTACAATATTGGTCGCGGCCATATTGCCTTTCATGCAGCACCGCTTGTAATGAGCAACTATTTCCTCCTACAAAAAAATAACAGGCAATACCTCGATGGCATCTGGCAAACAATACCTAGCGACATTAGCGCAATATACTGGAACGAGTACTTCAAGCACAGTAGTGAAGGCGCTGATCTCGGAGTACTATGGAAATATCCCGCCACCCGTTGGGCACTGATCATAGCCGCCATTACACTTCTCATTTATGTCGCCTTTGAAAGCAAGCGCCGACAGCGCATTATTCCCATCATAGAAAAACCTGAAAATAGTTCAGTATCTTTCATAGAAACAGTGGGGCGCCTGTACTATAACACCGGCGACCACAATAACATTGCCGAGAAGATCATACAGCATTTCCTCGAATGGGTACGACTGAGTTATCATTTGAATACCAATGAACTCAATGAACATTTTGCCACACAACTTGCTCATAAATCGGGCCTTGACATCGATGAGGTGCAACATGTTGTGCGTAGCATTCATAACATCAGGCTAAGAAATATCGGCGTTGATGAGATGACTTTAGTAGCACTACACCAGCAACTCGAGCATTTTTATAATAACCACACGAATACCAATGGACATTCAAGGCACCAATCAGCCACAGCATATTGA
- a CDS encoding thioredoxin-like domain-containing protein, whose translation MRQTLLTLLLLAGLTNFAFAGNGYRVGIKFTDVNLADSQVYLAHYYGKPLPTIYKIDSARFDKTGMAILQSKDTIVGGIYIVLLSDKKTYFEFLLNNGDDISITAKASELPVGLNFKNSPENDRFISYIRYLGEYSLKQQQYQQELAKAKTKTDSVLVFEKSAAEGKLVTSYRTDYVAKYPGSLLANIFNAMEVPKVPEGKHYLPDGKVDSMFPYDYYRAHYWDKFDFRDDRLVLTPIYDSKLDEYFNKVIPQIPDTFSAEADKLLEKTRGTKELFKYTLHNLAQFAQYSKIMGMDEAFIHLVENYYMKGDAYWLSSDMLAKYVDRAQKIAPNVIGNVAPELKMIDLENKEHSLLGLKAKYTLLIFWSPTCGSCLEEVPKLDSLYRAVLKDKGVRIFAVRTDSDLKIWKEKIDKLKINDWVNVYDPKHTSNYRDLYDVYGTPTVYLLDERKIIQGRRVGHENILQLIEILESGHTPNSQKKS comes from the coding sequence ATGAGACAGACTTTATTGACCCTGTTGCTCCTGGCAGGTCTAACAAATTTTGCATTTGCAGGAAATGGCTACCGTGTCGGGATTAAATTCACAGATGTAAATCTTGCTGATTCGCAGGTATATCTTGCGCACTATTATGGCAAGCCACTGCCTACGATCTACAAGATAGATTCTGCGCGTTTTGACAAAACAGGCATGGCTATTCTTCAAAGCAAGGATACTATTGTGGGCGGTATTTACATTGTCCTGCTAAGTGACAAGAAAACCTATTTTGAATTCCTTCTGAATAATGGGGACGATATTTCCATAACAGCTAAAGCGAGCGAATTACCAGTTGGGCTTAATTTTAAGAACTCACCGGAAAATGATCGATTCATATCGTATATCAGGTATTTAGGAGAGTATTCTCTCAAACAACAACAGTATCAACAAGAACTTGCGAAGGCTAAAACTAAAACTGACTCGGTGTTGGTTTTCGAAAAGTCGGCAGCTGAGGGTAAGTTAGTGACGTCGTACCGCACGGATTATGTAGCAAAATATCCTGGTTCTTTACTAGCCAACATTTTCAACGCGATGGAAGTGCCCAAAGTTCCAGAAGGTAAACATTACCTTCCTGATGGAAAGGTAGATTCAATGTTTCCGTATGACTATTATCGTGCACACTATTGGGACAAATTTGATTTCCGTGACGACAGACTTGTATTAACTCCTATCTACGACAGTAAGCTCGACGAGTATTTCAATAAGGTCATTCCTCAGATACCCGACACGTTTTCAGCAGAGGCCGATAAGTTGTTGGAAAAGACCCGCGGTACTAAGGAGCTGTTCAAGTACACTCTGCATAACCTGGCACAGTTTGCACAATACAGTAAGATCATGGGTATGGATGAAGCATTTATCCACTTGGTTGAGAATTACTATATGAAGGGTGATGCTTACTGGCTAAGTTCCGACATGCTTGCAAAATATGTTGATCGTGCCCAAAAAATAGCTCCTAACGTGATTGGTAATGTGGCGCCCGAATTGAAGATGATCGATCTCGAGAACAAAGAACATTCCTTGTTAGGATTAAAAGCTAAATACACGTTACTTATTTTTTGGTCGCCAACATGTGGAAGTTGCCTCGAGGAGGTACCTAAGCTAGATTCTCTATACAGGGCTGTGTTGAAAGATAAGGGTGTCAGAATATTTGCGGTGCGTACAGATAGCGATTTGAAGATATGGAAGGAAAAGATCGATAAACTAAAGATCAACGATTGGGTGAATGTGTATGACCCGAAACATACATCCAATTATCGCGACTTGTATGATGTTTACGGCACGCCGACCGTATATTTACTTGATGAAAGAAAAATCATCCAGGGAAGGAGAGTCGGACATGAAAATATTCTGCAGCTAATAGAAATATTAGAATCAGGACACACACCAAATTCTCAGAAAAAATCATAA
- a CDS encoding DUF4129 domain-containing protein — MSTIFRCLTTAGLSFACTCVFAAADIDRKWNELINDPAFHYRDQKEALQKVEPAQNNILDKLGGLLLTFFTSPTGKFIGWIVFFVFLAWTLFKIFTGNVPLFGKKPKTVRETPVENLEETLVNTNWEHHLQLAIQNADNRLAIRYSFMRMLQLLQQNNLIHFEDNKTNTDYYNELKRIELKNDFRQLSKQYEYTWYGHIGISDEAYHTYMNTFANLKSTLPQS, encoded by the coding sequence ATGAGCACAATTTTTCGATGTCTTACAACGGCAGGATTGTCATTTGCTTGCACATGCGTATTTGCAGCAGCTGATATCGATCGCAAATGGAACGAACTCATCAACGATCCGGCCTTCCATTATCGGGATCAGAAAGAAGCACTACAGAAAGTAGAACCGGCACAAAACAATATTCTGGATAAACTCGGCGGCTTACTATTGACATTCTTCACCAGTCCGACTGGTAAGTTCATCGGTTGGATTGTATTTTTCGTTTTTCTGGCCTGGACCTTGTTTAAGATCTTTACCGGAAACGTTCCACTTTTCGGTAAAAAACCAAAAACCGTACGCGAAACGCCAGTCGAAAACCTTGAAGAAACTCTGGTCAACACTAACTGGGAGCACCATCTTCAACTCGCTATACAGAATGCCGATAACCGGCTGGCAATAAGGTATAGTTTTATGCGTATGTTGCAGCTACTGCAACAAAACAACCTGATTCATTTTGAGGACAACAAAACCAATACTGACTATTATAACGAGCTAAAGCGAATAGAGCTAAAAAATGATTTCAGGCAGCTGAGCAAACAATATGAATATACATGGTATGGACACATCGGAATTTCAGACGAAGCGTACCATACGTACATGAACACATTCGCCAACCTGAAAAGCACTTTGCCACAATCATGA
- a CDS encoding RDD family protein: MSIITVPTAFNIDLEFSLAPIHKRLLAWLIDVLIIYCFIFGMLRFVAPVTGINEALGDTLTMLLTVIPAYSYHLFMELYAEGRSVGKIAMGLKVMDISGREATLSQYLLRWIFRIVDIGITMGAAAIFSLSLTRHNQRLGDLVAGTIVIDQREQTKLQETIYLEVSEKGYKVLFPQVMKLTDRDINGIRGLLEMREGSSDNEEYIQQVSQRIKEVLQIDTDLEPRELLFRLLSDYNFLTK; the protein is encoded by the coding sequence ATGAGTATAATAACCGTTCCGACAGCCTTTAATATCGATCTGGAATTCAGCCTGGCGCCTATACATAAACGCCTCCTGGCATGGCTCATTGATGTGCTCATCATTTATTGTTTCATATTCGGTATGCTGCGGTTTGTAGCGCCGGTAACCGGTATTAATGAGGCGCTTGGCGATACGTTGACCATGCTGTTGACTGTTATTCCAGCCTACTCTTACCACCTTTTTATGGAGTTATATGCCGAGGGACGGTCAGTTGGGAAGATTGCAATGGGATTAAAGGTTATGGACATAAGCGGCCGCGAAGCGACATTAAGCCAATATTTGCTCCGGTGGATTTTCCGGATCGTCGATATTGGCATTACCATGGGTGCTGCTGCAATTTTCTCGCTTTCACTTACCCGCCATAATCAGCGTCTCGGCGACCTCGTTGCTGGCACCATTGTTATCGATCAGCGGGAGCAAACAAAGCTGCAGGAGACTATTTACCTGGAGGTTTCAGAGAAGGGCTATAAAGTGCTTTTCCCGCAAGTAATGAAACTTACGGATCGTGACATAAATGGCATACGTGGCCTGCTGGAGATGCGAGAAGGCAGTAGCGATAACGAAGAATATATCCAGCAGGTAAGTCAACGGATCAAAGAAGTACTCCAGATCGATACCGACCTGGAGCCACGCGAATTGTTATTTCGCCTGCTCAGCGATTACAACTTTCTCACTAAATAA
- a CDS encoding WD40/YVTN/BNR-like repeat-containing protein: protein MHIRFNIVLAASVALLSTLFACKKEKLDWQQVQKLESHCNHRLNNIYFLNDTLGYTVGGLRFDKSTILVTKDGGNTWELHDIPEAGKSIFNVAQKPTGEVYAVGFDGKLLRTTDGGDNWSFFQMNSYQPYKDLTFIEPSTGIIIGGISFNYGVMAYIDDQNDIYRYDTFNYELNDIEMLDNRTGYISGYGVVLKTADGAVKWKLQDIKNDNFTAIHAQSENELWVCGYNGSIYYTSNGGEKWEQFRSGNDIKKPRYRLLDIYFKDRTNGWAVGEEGVVIHTTDGGHSWDLYKKFTSNALRCITQTPDGQLIVCGDNGSLYKLLAH from the coding sequence ATGCATATTCGATTTAATATTGTCTTAGCAGCCTCAGTTGCACTTCTATCTACTCTTTTTGCATGTAAAAAAGAGAAACTGGATTGGCAGCAGGTGCAAAAACTGGAAAGTCACTGCAACCACAGGCTGAACAATATTTATTTTTTAAACGACACACTTGGGTACACAGTTGGCGGATTACGTTTTGATAAATCAACCATCCTTGTTACGAAAGATGGTGGTAACACCTGGGAGCTGCACGACATTCCTGAAGCTGGGAAAAGCATTTTCAATGTGGCTCAAAAACCAACCGGCGAGGTCTATGCTGTTGGATTCGATGGTAAATTGCTTAGAACTACGGATGGCGGCGATAACTGGAGCTTTTTCCAAATGAATAGCTACCAGCCCTACAAAGACCTTACGTTCATCGAACCCTCTACTGGTATTATTATTGGGGGCATCAGCTTCAATTACGGTGTAATGGCCTACATCGATGATCAAAACGATATTTACCGTTACGACACCTTCAACTACGAGCTGAACGATATAGAAATGCTGGACAACCGAACCGGGTATATTAGCGGTTACGGCGTCGTACTTAAAACTGCTGACGGAGCTGTAAAGTGGAAATTGCAGGACATTAAAAACGATAACTTCACGGCAATACACGCTCAAAGTGAAAATGAATTATGGGTGTGCGGCTATAATGGCAGTATTTATTACACCAGCAATGGCGGTGAAAAATGGGAACAATTTCGCTCCGGCAATGATATCAAAAAGCCTCGCTACCGGCTCCTGGACATCTATTTTAAGGACCGTACCAACGGCTGGGCTGTTGGTGAGGAAGGGGTTGTCATCCATACCACAGATGGAGGCCACAGCTGGGACCTATATAAAAAATTTACCAGCAACGCCCTTAGATGCATTACCCAAACTCCCGATGGACAGCTGATCGTCTGCGGCGATAATGGCAGCTTATACAAGCTATTGGCACACTAA
- a CDS encoding stage II sporulation protein M, which translates to MREGQFIKRNIDRWKNYEEPSQDPDEIAKRFTYLVDDLSYAKTFYPFSNTVKYINGLAAHIYLSIYKNKKEKRSRFLGFWTTELPLIVAKHHKTLLYTFAFFIAFVSIGVFSSAHDQSFVRAILGDSYVDMTEQNIAAGDPFGVYKKQNELSMFLRIAFNNISVAFYCFAMGIFAGVGTLYVLFQNGLMLGVFEHLFFKHGLGIQSLLVVFIHGTLEISAIVIAGSAGMIIGNAILFPKTFTRLQSLTRAARDAVKIVAALVPIFVIAAFFEGFVTRHTNMPAWLSVAILALSLLFILWYFVFYPKKLSRRARL; encoded by the coding sequence ATGCGCGAGGGACAGTTCATAAAGAGAAATATTGACCGCTGGAAAAATTATGAGGAGCCAAGCCAGGATCCTGATGAGATAGCGAAAAGGTTTACGTACCTGGTTGATGACCTTTCTTACGCCAAAACGTTCTACCCGTTCAGCAATACGGTTAAATATATCAATGGGTTGGCTGCCCATATCTACCTTTCTATTTACAAGAACAAAAAAGAAAAACGCAGCCGGTTTCTGGGATTCTGGACCACTGAGCTGCCTCTTATTGTTGCCAAACATCACAAGACGCTTCTCTATACGTTTGCGTTCTTTATCGCATTTGTATCAATAGGTGTATTTTCTTCTGCACACGATCAGTCTTTTGTTCGTGCGATACTCGGCGACAGTTATGTTGATATGACCGAACAGAACATTGCAGCCGGAGATCCTTTTGGAGTATACAAAAAGCAAAATGAGCTGTCCATGTTCCTACGCATTGCCTTTAACAATATCAGCGTTGCTTTTTACTGTTTCGCCATGGGCATCTTTGCGGGAGTAGGAACGTTATACGTATTGTTTCAGAACGGATTAATGCTGGGCGTGTTTGAACACCTGTTCTTCAAGCACGGGTTAGGTATTCAATCGCTGCTTGTTGTGTTCATCCACGGTACGCTCGAGATCTCAGCAATTGTAATCGCAGGCTCAGCGGGAATGATCATAGGCAATGCGATTCTATTCCCCAAAACATTTACGCGACTCCAATCGCTTACCCGCGCAGCGCGGGACGCAGTGAAAATCGTTGCAGCACTTGTCCCAATTTTTGTCATTGCCGCTTTTTTTGAAGGTTTTGTAACCCGGCATACCAATATGCCTGCCTGGCTCAGCGTGGCGATACTGGCATTATCATTGCTCTTTATTCTTTGGTATTTTGTCTTTTACCCAAAAAAACTAAGCAGGCGGGCAAGGTTATGA